In the Quercus lobata isolate SW786 chromosome 5, ValleyOak3.0 Primary Assembly, whole genome shotgun sequence genome, one interval contains:
- the LOC115989276 gene encoding uncharacterized protein LOC115989276: MKDLLDDSSNHLQSSDATGSIVWSTEDVFAKVMGKECKGRIREVGFGPSPSGRSSKSALTDIEIHSSQARDNEVAQLKASLATMQDKLASFDETKERLSQFEEMEQRTARMFQQMQQSSSQCNQDVPLAQQSPTLQKSSAASYQPSSL, translated from the exons ATGAAGGATTTGTTGGATGATTCTTCGAATCATTTGCAGTCATCTGACGCAACTGGTAGTATTGTATGGTCAACAGAGGATGTGTTTGCCAAAGTGATGGGTAAGGAGTGCAAAGGTCGTATTCGTGAGGTAGGATTTGGTCCAAGCCCAAGTGGTCGAAGTAGCAAGAGTGCTCTCACAGACATTGAAATACACTCAAGTCAAGCAAGAGACAATGAAGTTGCACAACTGAAGGCTTCCTTGGCTACTATGCAGGATAAACTTGCAAGTTTTGACGAAACGAAGGAAAGACTTAGTCAATTCGAAGAAATGGAGCAAAGAACGGCTCGCATGTTTCAACAAATGCAACAAAGTTCTTCCCAATGCAATCAG GATGTTCCTTTGGCTCAACAATCTCCAACTCTCCAAAAATCGTCAGCCGCATCCTATCAACCAAGTAGCTTATAA